A single Amia ocellicauda isolate fAmiCal2 chromosome 9, fAmiCal2.hap1, whole genome shotgun sequence DNA region contains:
- the rc3h2 gene encoding roquin-2 isoform X2, with protein sequence MPVQAAQWTEFLSCPICYNEFDESVHKPISLGCSHTVCKTCLNKLHRKACPFDQTTINTDIDVLPVNFALLQLVGAQVPDHQTVNLSSVVESKHYEVAKKCVEELALYLKPISGGKGVASLSQSALSRPMQRKLVTLVNCQLVEEEGRVRAMRAARSLGERTVTELILQHQNPQQLSANLWAAVRARGCQFLGPAMQEDALKLVLLALEDGSALSRKVLVLFVVQKLEARFPQASKTSIGHVVQLLYRASCFKVTKRDEDSSLMQLKEEFRTYEALRREHDAQIVHIAMEAGLRISPEQWSSLLYGDLAHKSHMQSIIDKLQSPESFAKSVQELTIVLQRTGDPANLNRLRPHLELLANIDHNPDAAPPTWEQLENVMLAVKIVVHGLVDFIQNFSKKGHETPQPQPNSKYKTSMCRDLRQQGGCPRGANCTFAHSQEELEKYRMKNKKITGTVRPFSLCKTGGGSTASTPPGSILAGSGASDSTEKLAPGSTGLKPTESTAPQLIPRGGDPCFEELKKLVRSGGNGLSAPSCLSTSPPELKSSSPPKTPVNHASDTSALAPGGGPDNSSAHSKPGQFVPRVPLYPPPQSDVYYQDPRAPYDVQSYQQTNNYYAPPPPPPPSIQPRPCVTRFVRSSNVPESSLPPPSVPYPDQYPSFPPRERVASSPYPPSPQQYSVPAVHSGMYAPVYDSRRMWRPQMYHRDDARSNSLPPMDVMHSSVYQPPLRERYNSLDGYYSVAGQMPSEQRAAPLQRDSYSRMQVGYGDLFRQKTEQWAQYHSQKPPPLVSPALPTATQSPSPSSPLFTVDFSSEFSESPGDYVSSKYKGEDHLSHYSPWSCGTISTCINAVDSEPKDVMANSSVELTDHDSVDIKRRMHLFEAHRRVKDEDPIIPFGEGPIISKWGAISRSSRTGYHTTDPIQATASQGSTTKPINFRDYGPYINHSDSRWSSYGSDSSNHSKFLESCCLSAVNLTCQKNIIHQTLAC encoded by the exons ATGCCTGTGCAGGCGGCGCAGTGGACGGAGTTCCTGTCCTGTCCGATCTGCTACAATGAGTTCGACGAGAGCGTGCACAAGCCCATCAGCCTGGGCTGCTCGCACACAGTCTGCAAGACCTGCCTCAACAAACTGCACCGCAAGGCCTGCCCCTTCGACCAGACCACCATCAACACCGACATCGACGTCCTGCCCGTCAACTTTGCACTGCTGCAGCTCGTTGGCGCCCAG gtCCCAGACCATCAGACGGTAAATCTGAGCAGTGTGGTAGAAAGTAAACATTATGAAGTTGCCAAAAAGTGTGTTGAGGAACTTGCACTATACTTAAAACCCATCAGTGGAGGAAAAG GGGTGGCGAGTCTGAGTCAGAGCGCGCTGAGCCGGCCCATGCAGAGGAAGCTGGTGACCCTGGTGAACTGCCAGCTGGTGGAGGAGGAGGGCCGGGTGCGAGCCATGCGGGCGGCCCGGTCCCTGGGCGAGAGGACCGTCACAGAGCTCATCCTGCAGCACCAGAACCCCCAGCAGCTCTCTGCCAACCTGTGGGCAGCCGTCAGGGCTCGGGGATGCCAGTTTCTGGGGCCTG CTATGCAGGAGGATGCTCTGAAGCTGGTACTTCTTGCCCTGGAAGATGGTTCTGCTCTGTCAAGGAAAGTGTTGGTCCTCTTTGTTGTGCAGAAACTGGAGGCAAGGTTTCCACAGGCATCAAAAACCAGCATCGGCCATGTAGTCCAGCTTCTGTATCGGGCTTCTTGCTTCAAG GTCACCAAGAGAGATGAAGACTCATCCCTGATGCAGCTGAAGGAGGAGTTCCGGACGTATGAGGCCCTGCGCAGGGAGCACGACGCGCAGATTGTTCACATCGCCATGGAAGCAGGGCTGCGCATCTCTCCCGAGCAGTGGTCTTCCCTTCTTTACGGTGATCTGGCCCACAAGTCCCACATGCAGTCGATTATCGATAAG CTCCAGTCCCCAGAATCCTTTGCGAAAAGTGTTCAAGAGCTGACGATTGTCCTGCAACGGACAGGAGACCCAGCCAACCTGAATCGCCTGAGACCACACCTGGAGCTGTTAGCAAACATCGACCACAACCCAG ATGCTGCACCCCCAACATGGGAACAGCTAGAGAACGTGATGCTGGCAGTGAAGATAGTGGTGCATGGACTAGTGGATTTCATCCAGAACTTCAGTAAAAAAGGACATGAAACGCCACAG CCACAACCAAACAGCAAATATAAAACCAGTATGTGCCGGGACTTGAGACAACAGGGTGGCTGTCCGCGGGGAGCCAACTGTACATTTGCTCACTCCCAGGAGGAACTAGAGAA ATACCGAATGAAAAATAAGAAGATCACCGGCACTGTGAGACCATTTTCACTGTGCAAGACGGGCGGGGGCAGCACAGCCTCCACTCCACCAGGCAGCATCCTGGCCGGTTCAGGGGCCTccgacagcacagagaagcTGGCACCAGGCAGCACAGGCCTGAAGCCCACGGAGAGCACGGCCCCCCAGCTCATTCCGCGCGGTGGAGATCCCTGCTTCGAAGAGCTGAAGAAACTGGTCAGGAGTGGAGGCAATGGCCTGAGTGCTCCTAGCTGCCTCTCCACGTCGCCACCTGAGCT GAAGTCCAGTTCCCCCCCGAAGACGCCCGTTAACCATGCTTCAGATACCTCAGCTCTCGCTCCTGGTGGTGGACCTGATAACAGCTCAGCACATTCGAAACCTGGACAGTTTGTCCCAAGGGTTCCGCTTTATCCTCCACCCCAATCTGATGTTTACTACCAGGACCCGAGGGCACCTTATGATGTGCAATCATACCAACAGACCA ACAATTACTAcgcccctcccccgccgcctcCTCCCAGTATCCAGCCTAGGCCGTGTGTCACCCGCTTTGTCCGATCCAGCAACGTGCCGGAGTCCTCTCTGCCCCCACCATCAGTGCCGTACCCAGACCAGTACCCCTCCTTCCCGCCCCGAGAGCGCGTGGCTTCCTCTCCCTACCCCCCATCCCCTCAGCAGTACTCTGTCCCCGCGGTGCACTCTGGGATGTACGCCCCGGTCTACGACAGCAGGCGCATGTGGCGGCCGCAGATGTACCACCGAGACGACGCGCGAAGCAACTCGTTACCTCCCATGGATGTGATGCACTCGTCTGTCTACCAGCCTCCGCTCAGGGAGAGATACAACTCCTTGGATGGCTACTACTCCGTGGCGGGACAGATGCCCAGTGAGCAGAGAGCAGCGCCACTGCAAAGG GACTCATACAGTCGGATGCAGGTGGGGTACGGCGATCTGTTCAGACAGAAAACGGAGCAGTGGGCCCAGTACCACAGCCAGAAGCCACCGCCGCTGGTCTCTCCTGCACTTCCAACAGCCACACAATCCCCTTCCCCTTCTTCCCCGCTCTTCACCGTCGACTTCAGCAGTGAG TTTTCAGAGAGTCCTGGTGATTATGTGAGTTCCAAATACAAGGGGGAAGACCACCTCTCCCACTACTCCCCCTGGTCCTGTGGCACTATCAGCACTTGCATCAATGCCGTTGACTCTGAACCAAAGGATGTCATGGCTAATTCCAGCGTGGAGCTGACA GATCATGACAGTGTGGACATCAAGAGAAGAATGCACCTGTTTGAGGCACACAGGAGGGTGAAAGACGAGGATCCCATAATTCCCTTTGGGGAAGGCCCCATCATCTCCAAGTGGGGTGCGATTTCCAGGTCTTCCCGGACAGGTTACCACACCACTGATCCTATCCAGGCTACTGCTTCCCAAGGAAGTACCACTAAGCCAATCAATTTCAGAG ACTATGGTCCTTATATTAATCATAGCGATTCCAGGTGGAGCTCATACGGATCAGACTCCTCAAATCATTCAAAATTTCTGGAAAG CTGCTGTCTATCTGCTGTCAATCTTACCTGCCAGAAGAACATCATTCACCAAACCTTGGCATGTTGA
- the rc3h2 gene encoding roquin-2 isoform X1, producing MPVQAAQWTEFLSCPICYNEFDESVHKPISLGCSHTVCKTCLNKLHRKACPFDQTTINTDIDVLPVNFALLQLVGAQVPDHQTVNLSSVVESKHYEVAKKCVEELALYLKPISGGKGVASLSQSALSRPMQRKLVTLVNCQLVEEEGRVRAMRAARSLGERTVTELILQHQNPQQLSANLWAAVRARGCQFLGPAMQEDALKLVLLALEDGSALSRKVLVLFVVQKLEARFPQASKTSIGHVVQLLYRASCFKVTKRDEDSSLMQLKEEFRTYEALRREHDAQIVHIAMEAGLRISPEQWSSLLYGDLAHKSHMQSIIDKLQSPESFAKSVQELTIVLQRTGDPANLNRLRPHLELLANIDHNPDAAPPTWEQLENVMLAVKIVVHGLVDFIQNFSKKGHETPQPQPNSKYKTSMCRDLRQQGGCPRGANCTFAHSQEELEKYRMKNKKITGTVRPFSLCKTGGGSTASTPPGSILAGSGASDSTEKLAPGSTGLKPTESTAPQLIPRGGDPCFEELKKLVRSGGNGLSAPSCLSTSPPELKSSSPPKTPVNHASDTSALAPGGGPDNSSAHSKPGQFVPRVPLYPPPQSDVYYQDPRAPYDVQSYQQTNNYYAPPPPPPPSIQPRPCVTRFVRSSNVPESSLPPPSVPYPDQYPSFPPRERVASSPYPPSPQQYSVPAVHSGMYAPVYDSRRMWRPQMYHRDDARSNSLPPMDVMHSSVYQPPLRERYNSLDGYYSVAGQMPSEQRAAPLQRDSYSRMQVGYGDLFRQKTEQWAQYHSQKPPPLVSPALPTATQSPSPSSPLFTVDFSSEFSESPGDYVSSKYKGEDHLSHYSPWSCGTISTCINAVDSEPKDVMANSSVELTDHDSVDIKRRMHLFEAHRRVKDEDPIIPFGEGPIISKWGAISRSSRTGYHTTDPIQATASQGSTTKPINFRDYGPYINHSDSRWSSYGSDSSNHSKFLESDRLGVSELNAQRKSSSPGDNISTDLQQADFAEDLVEASPDRDIELELSALDADDPEAQGDNTEEALDRQLRIRSHNDHLSNGTAAANGHQRKGHDKMTPNKMGNHLMKKISFKKSASPAGVLGSAGLSVSKLVLKTGPLHAAEDRKRDLAGTTANGEMLLNGS from the exons ATGCCTGTGCAGGCGGCGCAGTGGACGGAGTTCCTGTCCTGTCCGATCTGCTACAATGAGTTCGACGAGAGCGTGCACAAGCCCATCAGCCTGGGCTGCTCGCACACAGTCTGCAAGACCTGCCTCAACAAACTGCACCGCAAGGCCTGCCCCTTCGACCAGACCACCATCAACACCGACATCGACGTCCTGCCCGTCAACTTTGCACTGCTGCAGCTCGTTGGCGCCCAG gtCCCAGACCATCAGACGGTAAATCTGAGCAGTGTGGTAGAAAGTAAACATTATGAAGTTGCCAAAAAGTGTGTTGAGGAACTTGCACTATACTTAAAACCCATCAGTGGAGGAAAAG GGGTGGCGAGTCTGAGTCAGAGCGCGCTGAGCCGGCCCATGCAGAGGAAGCTGGTGACCCTGGTGAACTGCCAGCTGGTGGAGGAGGAGGGCCGGGTGCGAGCCATGCGGGCGGCCCGGTCCCTGGGCGAGAGGACCGTCACAGAGCTCATCCTGCAGCACCAGAACCCCCAGCAGCTCTCTGCCAACCTGTGGGCAGCCGTCAGGGCTCGGGGATGCCAGTTTCTGGGGCCTG CTATGCAGGAGGATGCTCTGAAGCTGGTACTTCTTGCCCTGGAAGATGGTTCTGCTCTGTCAAGGAAAGTGTTGGTCCTCTTTGTTGTGCAGAAACTGGAGGCAAGGTTTCCACAGGCATCAAAAACCAGCATCGGCCATGTAGTCCAGCTTCTGTATCGGGCTTCTTGCTTCAAG GTCACCAAGAGAGATGAAGACTCATCCCTGATGCAGCTGAAGGAGGAGTTCCGGACGTATGAGGCCCTGCGCAGGGAGCACGACGCGCAGATTGTTCACATCGCCATGGAAGCAGGGCTGCGCATCTCTCCCGAGCAGTGGTCTTCCCTTCTTTACGGTGATCTGGCCCACAAGTCCCACATGCAGTCGATTATCGATAAG CTCCAGTCCCCAGAATCCTTTGCGAAAAGTGTTCAAGAGCTGACGATTGTCCTGCAACGGACAGGAGACCCAGCCAACCTGAATCGCCTGAGACCACACCTGGAGCTGTTAGCAAACATCGACCACAACCCAG ATGCTGCACCCCCAACATGGGAACAGCTAGAGAACGTGATGCTGGCAGTGAAGATAGTGGTGCATGGACTAGTGGATTTCATCCAGAACTTCAGTAAAAAAGGACATGAAACGCCACAG CCACAACCAAACAGCAAATATAAAACCAGTATGTGCCGGGACTTGAGACAACAGGGTGGCTGTCCGCGGGGAGCCAACTGTACATTTGCTCACTCCCAGGAGGAACTAGAGAA ATACCGAATGAAAAATAAGAAGATCACCGGCACTGTGAGACCATTTTCACTGTGCAAGACGGGCGGGGGCAGCACAGCCTCCACTCCACCAGGCAGCATCCTGGCCGGTTCAGGGGCCTccgacagcacagagaagcTGGCACCAGGCAGCACAGGCCTGAAGCCCACGGAGAGCACGGCCCCCCAGCTCATTCCGCGCGGTGGAGATCCCTGCTTCGAAGAGCTGAAGAAACTGGTCAGGAGTGGAGGCAATGGCCTGAGTGCTCCTAGCTGCCTCTCCACGTCGCCACCTGAGCT GAAGTCCAGTTCCCCCCCGAAGACGCCCGTTAACCATGCTTCAGATACCTCAGCTCTCGCTCCTGGTGGTGGACCTGATAACAGCTCAGCACATTCGAAACCTGGACAGTTTGTCCCAAGGGTTCCGCTTTATCCTCCACCCCAATCTGATGTTTACTACCAGGACCCGAGGGCACCTTATGATGTGCAATCATACCAACAGACCA ACAATTACTAcgcccctcccccgccgcctcCTCCCAGTATCCAGCCTAGGCCGTGTGTCACCCGCTTTGTCCGATCCAGCAACGTGCCGGAGTCCTCTCTGCCCCCACCATCAGTGCCGTACCCAGACCAGTACCCCTCCTTCCCGCCCCGAGAGCGCGTGGCTTCCTCTCCCTACCCCCCATCCCCTCAGCAGTACTCTGTCCCCGCGGTGCACTCTGGGATGTACGCCCCGGTCTACGACAGCAGGCGCATGTGGCGGCCGCAGATGTACCACCGAGACGACGCGCGAAGCAACTCGTTACCTCCCATGGATGTGATGCACTCGTCTGTCTACCAGCCTCCGCTCAGGGAGAGATACAACTCCTTGGATGGCTACTACTCCGTGGCGGGACAGATGCCCAGTGAGCAGAGAGCAGCGCCACTGCAAAGG GACTCATACAGTCGGATGCAGGTGGGGTACGGCGATCTGTTCAGACAGAAAACGGAGCAGTGGGCCCAGTACCACAGCCAGAAGCCACCGCCGCTGGTCTCTCCTGCACTTCCAACAGCCACACAATCCCCTTCCCCTTCTTCCCCGCTCTTCACCGTCGACTTCAGCAGTGAG TTTTCAGAGAGTCCTGGTGATTATGTGAGTTCCAAATACAAGGGGGAAGACCACCTCTCCCACTACTCCCCCTGGTCCTGTGGCACTATCAGCACTTGCATCAATGCCGTTGACTCTGAACCAAAGGATGTCATGGCTAATTCCAGCGTGGAGCTGACA GATCATGACAGTGTGGACATCAAGAGAAGAATGCACCTGTTTGAGGCACACAGGAGGGTGAAAGACGAGGATCCCATAATTCCCTTTGGGGAAGGCCCCATCATCTCCAAGTGGGGTGCGATTTCCAGGTCTTCCCGGACAGGTTACCACACCACTGATCCTATCCAGGCTACTGCTTCCCAAGGAAGTACCACTAAGCCAATCAATTTCAGAG ACTATGGTCCTTATATTAATCATAGCGATTCCAGGTGGAGCTCATACGGATCAGACTCCTCAAATCATTCAAAATTTCTGGAAAG CGATCGGTTAGGAGTCTCAGAACTCAATGCTCAGCGAAAGTCTTCCAGCCCTGGAGATAACATAAGCACAGACCTACAGCAG GCCGACTTTGCTGAAGATCTGGTGGAAGCCAGCCCAGACAGAGATATAGAGCTTGAACTTTCTGCTTTGGATGCTGATGACCCCGAGGCACAGGGTGACAATACAGAG GAGGCTCTGGATCGCCAGCTCAGAATCAGGTCTCACAACGACCATCTGTCCAACGGCACCGCTGCTGCTAATGGACACCAGAGGAAAGGGCATGACAAAATGACACCAAACAAGATGGGGAACCATCTCATGAAGAAAATTTCTTTCAA GAAGTCTGCCTCCCCAGCAGGGGTGCTCGGCTCTGCCGGTCTCAGTGTCAGCAAGCTCGTCCTGAAGACCGGGCCGCTCCATGCTGCAGAGGACAGGAAGAGGGATCTGGCCGGCACCACGGCCAATGGAGAGATGCTACTCAATGGAAGCTGA